TCAACTTCACCGCCCCGGCTTTCGAGgaggccccggggctgcccccccggCACCTGGGCAGCTTTGGGGCTGGAGGCCCTGGCTTTTCTCCTGGGGGTCCCGGGGAACGTCGCCGTCATCTGGGTGAGCGCCGTCGCCCTCCGGCGCACGGTCAACGGCGTCTGGTTCCTCAACCTGGCGGTGGCCgacctcctctgctgcctggccTTGCCCTTCCTGGCCCTCCCGCTGGCCCAGGACCACCACTGGCCCTTGGGGGCCTTCGCCTGCAagctcctgccctccctcaCCGTCCTCAACATGTTCGCCAGCGTCTTGCTCTTGACGGCCATCAGCGCCGACCGCTGCGCCGTGGCCACGCGCTGGTGGCACCGGACTCCCCGGACGGCGTGGAGGATCAGCGGGGCGGTGTGGCTGCTGGCCGccctcctcagcctcccctccttCGTCCTCCGCACCCTGCGCCGCGACCCCTTCTCCGAGAAGACGACATGCGGCCTGGACTACGCGGCGGTTGGCCGCGGCGCCGAGCTCGCCCTCGCCGCCCTCCGCCTCTTCGCCGGCTTCGTCGGCCCCGTGGTGGCCATGGCGGGCTGCTACGGGTGGCTGCTGGCCCGTGGCCACCCCGCCACGCGGCCGGTGACCACCGTGGTGGCCTTGGTGGGCTGCTTCGTGGGCTGCTGGTTGCCCTACCACGGCGTCCTGGTGGCCTTGGCCCTCCACGCACCCGGCGCGGCGCCCTACAAGCGGGCCTTGGGCGCCCAACCGTTGGCCATCGCCTTGGCCCACCTCAACGGCGCCCTCAACCCCCTCCTCTACGTGCTGCTGGGCCGGGGGCGCGCCCGCTCCCTGGGGGGACGCCTGGCGTGGGTGCTGCGGGACGGGGACCCCCCCCGGTGACCCCAGCCCTTGTACCACCGAGGACGTGGTGTAACGGTCAATAAAGGGTGGTTGTGAGCTGGGGGGGGTGGTCCCtgagggggtgggggtggggtggggacagTGGGGGACAATGGGGATGGATGAGGACGGTGGGGTCGGTTGGGGACAGCGGGGGACAATGGGGATGGTTGGAGATGCTTGGGGACAGTGGGGGTGGACAGGGACAATGGGGGGCACTGGAGGTGggtggggacactgggggacaATGGGGGTGGATGGGGGCAATGGGGGACGATGGGGGTGGTTGGTTGGAGATGGTTGGGGACACTGGAGGACAATGGGGGACAATGGGGGTGGttggggacaatggggacagTTGGGGACAATGAGGACATAGGGGGTCAgtggggacactgggggaaAATGGGCGGTAGGGGACAACAGGATTGATTGGGGACAATAGGGACAATTGGGGACAATGGGGATAGttggggacaatggggacagTTGGGGACAATGGGGGTGGttggggacaatggggacagTTGGGGACAGTGGGGGACACTTTGGGACACCGGCGCTGtcggtgccagcagcagcggAGCCCTGTGGGAACCGCGGGGTCGCTCCGAGCacgccccgccccctccccgcatCGCCCCGCCCCCTTGCCTACCGGACCACGCCCCCCTCCAGTATCACCTCGCCCATTccccgcctcgccccgcccGCAGCCGCACTCGCCCCGCCCCCGCTCGTGACCACGCCCACTGACCACACCCCTTCCTCCCGCCGCGGCGGGGCTCGGGCGCCCACGTGCGGCCTggcgggaccgggaccgggaccggggcctgggcctgggcgggagccggggctgggctTGGGGAGCTTGGGGAGGCTGGGACCAgggccgggaccgggaccggggctaggaccgggaccgggaccggggcTAGGACCGAGGCCTGGGGGTGCCGGGACCGGGCCTGGAGGGGCCGGCACCGGGCCTGGGACCGGGGCCTTGGGGAGGGAGCCGGTACGGGGGCCTGGGGCCTAGGGAAGCCGGTATCGGGGCCCGGAGGGGCTGGGACCGGGGCCTGAGGCCTGGGGGTGCCAGTACCGGGTCCTGGAGGGGCTGAGACTGGGTCTGGGGCCTGGGGGAACTGGGACCGGGGTGTGGGGCCTGGGAGAGCCAGGACAGGGGCGTGGAGCATAGGAAAGCCGGTACCGGGGCCTGAGGGTGCCGGTACCGGGTCCTGAAGGAGCTCAGAGAACCGGGTCCGGGCCCTGAGGGAGCCCAGGACCAGGTCCCGAGGCCTGTAGGGTTCAGTCCCGGTGTAGCCGTGATGGAGCCGGAGCCGGGTCCCGCTCCCGGTAGGGACCCTCGTCCGTCCCGCTGGGACTGGGACTGCCCGTCGGCTCGGCGCAGGCTGGAGGAGCTCTACTTCCCCCGGCGGACCTGCCCCGAGGAGACCCAGGGCTTCTGGGCCTTCTTCGAGCGTCTGCGCCGCTTCCAGAGCCGCCGTCCGGAGCGGCAACCGACCGGGAGCGACGACGAAGACCAACCACCCGCCCGCCGCCTCGGCCTGCCGCGCCGCTACCACCCCCGGCACCGCGTCAACCTGGCGGTGCCGAGCCCCGAGCCGTCAGCGGGCCACCCGCGGGTGCCCCGGGAAGCCCTGCAGGAATTCCTCGACGCCTTGCTGCTCTACCTAGACTTCGGCCAGAAGCGGAGCTTCGCCAAGCTGGCCAAGCTGCAGCGGGAACGCGAGGCGCTGCCCATCGCCCGGGCTCGCCAGCGGCTCCTGCGGGCCGTGGCCGAGAaccaggtggtggtggtggccgGCGACACCGGCTGCGGCAAGTCCACGCAGGTGCCGCAGTTCCTGCTGGCCGCCGGCTACCGCCGCGTGGCCTGCACCCAGCCGCGCCGCATCGCCTGCGTCTCGCTGGCCAAGAGGGTGGCCTTCGAGAGCCTGCAGCAGTACGGCGAGCAGGTGAGCTGGGAGCGGCTGGAGGGATGGTGTGTaaagaggagcggggaggaaagggttaaaaaaagaagggaaagggggaaggaaagggttagaaaagggaaaagggggaaggaaagggttaaaaagggaaagggggaaggaaagggttaaaaagggaaagggggaaggaaagggctaaaaggaagggaaagggggaaggaaagggttggaaatgaagggaaaagtgggaaggaaagggttaaaaaggagggaaagggggaaggaaagggttaaaaaaagaagagaaagggggaaggaaagggttaaaaaagggaaaagggggaaggaaagggttaaaaaagagggaaaagggggaaggaaagggttgaaaaaaggagggaaagggggaaggaaagggttaaaaaaaggagggaaagggggaaggaaaaggttaaaaaaaggtgaaagggggaaggaaagggttagaaaggtaaaaatagaaagattaaaaaaaggttaaaatggaaaggaaaaggttaaaaaaggtaaaagtggaaaggaaaggttaaaaaaaaggttaaaaaaaggtaaaagtgagCGGTTCTGGCACAGCAGAGTGCTTGGAAGGCGAGGTGCAGCGTCGCTCAATTACTTTTAGCGTCTTAACCctgctttttttcagtgtctttacCTTGATTTTGGTGtcttaaaactgctgtttttggtgtcttaaaactgctttttttggtctcttaaaactgcttttttttggtctcttaaaatcttaaaactgctttttttttttttttttagtgtttaaaaGGAGATTTTGGGTTCTTAAAAATTCCTCCCTGCTTCTTACGATTGCTTTTGGCTTCTTAAATTTCCTTTTAGTGccttaaaattgctttcagcaTCTTAACCCTGCTATTTTTTTAGCGTCTTTACCTCGGTTTTGGTgtcttaaaactgctttttttggtGTCTTAAAAGTGCTGTTTTTGGTGtcttaaaattgctttttttggtCTCTCAACCCTgcttttttcagtgtctttacCTCGGTTTTGGTgtcttaaaactgctttttttggtgtc
This genomic window from Oxyura jamaicensis isolate SHBP4307 breed ruddy duck unplaced genomic scaffold, BPBGC_Ojam_1.0 oxyUn_random_OJ101968, whole genome shotgun sequence contains:
- the LOC118160143 gene encoding C5a anaphylatoxin chemotactic receptor 1-like; this encodes PGTWAALGLEALAFLLGVPGNVAVIWVSAVALRRTVNGVWFLNLAVADLLCCLALPFLALPLAQDHHWPLGAFACKLLPSLTVLNMFASVLLLTAISADRCAVATRWWHRTPRTAWRISGAVWLLAALLSLPSFVLRTLRRDPFSEKTTCGLDYAAVGRGAELALAALRLFAGFVGPVVAMAGCYGWLLARGHPATRPVTTVVALVGCFVGCWLPYHGVLVALALHAPGAAPYKRALGAQPLAIALAHLNGALNPLLYVLLGRGRARSLGGRLAWVLRDGDPPR
- the LOC118160144 gene encoding probable ATP-dependent RNA helicase DHX34; amino-acid sequence: MEPEPGPAPGRDPRPSRWDWDCPSARRRLEELYFPRRTCPEETQGFWAFFERLRRFQSRRPERQPTGSDDEDQPPARRLGLPRRYHPRHRVNLAVPSPEPSAGHPRVPREALQEFLDALLLYLDFGQKRSFAKLAKLQREREALPIARARQRLLRAVAENQVVVVAGDTGCGKSTQVPQFLLAAGYRRVACTQPRRIACVSLAKRVAFESLQQYGEQVGYQIRFESSRSPATSIVFLTEGLLLRQAQREPALPAYEVIVADEVHERHLHGDFLLGVLRRLLPARPDLKLVLMSATINIRLFSDYFGGAPVLQVPGRIFPISVRAVLGLERAVLGLERAGLGLEGAGLGLE